The Nitrospira sp. sequence CGCGGGACGCTCCCCGCGATAAAGGTCGATGTGATCATTCAGAAGGGGTTTCAACGGCCGTTGACCCTCTCGCGCATTCGGCAAATTCTTGCTTCCAGCACGTTGCCCGATCTCGTCAAGGAGCGAAGCCGGTCGATTTTCGACCGACTGGCTGAGGCGGAAAGCCACGCCCATGGAGTTGAAGTCAAAGATGTTCACTTTCATGAGGTCGGAGTCGTGGATTCTTTTATCGATGTCGTCGGAGGGGTCTTGGGCTGCCATCTCTTGAACGCGACCCGAATCACCTCCTCGGCCATCAACGTGGGGGCTGGTTCCATTCGGACTTCCCACGGGCTCCTGCCCGTTCCAGGACCGGCTGTGGCGGCGCTGACAAACGGTGTACCGATCTATTCCGACGGTCCACGCGTCGAGCTTGCGACTCCCACCGGTGTCGCCTTGCTTCGGACGTTGGCATCGAAATTCGGCGCTCTGCCGATGATGAACAGTGTGGCGGTGGGATACGGAGCCGGCGACCGAGATCCAGAAGGGTGGCCGAATGCCTTACGCGTATTTTTGCAGGAGGAGTCGGTTCCGGATATGCGCCAAATTCAACGGGTGATGCAGATTGAAACGAATCTCGACGACCTCAATCCACAGCTCTATGAGCACATCATGGAGCGACTGTTTGACGTGGGAGCCGTGGATGTCGCACTGGTTCCCGTCGTGATGAAAAAGAGTCGACCGGGTGTCGTCCTGAGCTGCCTTGCCACGCAAGACCAGACCGATGCCGTGCTTGAAGTGCTGTTCCAGGAAACCTCCACTCTCGGAATACGGCTTCAAGAGGTAACCCGGCAGATCCTTCCCCGCCGGTTCGTCCCTGTCACAACGCAGGGTGGCGTCGTACGCATGAAGGTTGCCGAGGTAGGTGCTGGGTGGGAAAAATCCGCGCCAGAATATGTGGATTGTAAGAATATCGCAAAACGAACCGGTCGCCCGCTCAAGACCGTCATGGAGGAAGCGATGCTGGCCTATCGACAACGACCCACCAAGCGCAGAGCGGCACACGTGCGAGGCCGGGCGTGACCGTTCTTTTCTACGTTCTCCTCTTTGTCGTCTCTGTCGTAGTCACACTTGGCGGTTGCGCGCTCTTTACCAATGCCATCGAATGGCTCGGCAAACGGATGGGGATCTCCGAAGGAGCGGTGGGCAGTGTCTTTGCCGCAATCGGCACGACCTTGCCTGAAACGTCAATCCCGATCATCGCCATTTTCTTCGGTGAAAGCCACGAGGAGCTCGAGGTTGGATTGGGAGCCATCTTGGGAGCGCCGTTCATGCTCAGCACACTGGTGCTACCCATTTTGGCCCTTCTCGTCGTGCTCTATGCGCGGGCAGGCAAACGGACCGCGCGATTTCAT is a genomic window containing:
- the larC gene encoding nickel pincer cofactor biosynthesis protein LarC is translated as MGRHLHFDCFSGVSGDMVLGALVSAGLPWAELVNGLKRLKLSGYRLRKRDVHRGTLPAIKVDVIIQKGFQRPLTLSRIRQILASSTLPDLVKERSRSIFDRLAEAESHAHGVEVKDVHFHEVGVVDSFIDVVGGVLGCHLLNATRITSSAINVGAGSIRTSHGLLPVPGPAVAALTNGVPIYSDGPRVELATPTGVALLRTLASKFGALPMMNSVAVGYGAGDRDPEGWPNALRVFLQEESVPDMRQIQRVMQIETNLDDLNPQLYEHIMERLFDVGAVDVALVPVVMKKSRPGVVLSCLATQDQTDAVLEVLFQETSTLGIRLQEVTRQILPRRFVPVTTQGGVVRMKVAEVGAGWEKSAPEYVDCKNIAKRTGRPLKTVMEEAMLAYRQRPTKRRAAHVRGRA